A DNA window from Oncorhynchus tshawytscha isolate Ot180627B linkage group LG13, Otsh_v2.0, whole genome shotgun sequence contains the following coding sequences:
- the LOC112265265 gene encoding zinc finger FYVE domain-containing protein 1 isoform X2, with amino-acid sequence MSEVLMKEMEEVSLCHMKTTEEHSENGRSFLLVDEQENLQVHDEAQFLERLGCGDMQGVKVLSIFGNTGDGKSHTLNHILFGGDTVFYTSKSPSSCTVGVWAAFDPGLGLVALDTEGLLGAAANQNQRMRLLLKVLAVSDVVVYRTRAERLHNDMFQFLSSASGAYLKHFTPELRALSSRCGMDVPLSSLGPAVIVFQETTHTQLLGHERTDVPGYADTQLQRRFHDLGLGTEAFSSVQYVGTQTITPPTNYSLLLEAVRQQVRNTATRSPRQPAIVFSALQALSDRFCGEIFDDKIPLYSFFPDEYFTCSSVCLSCNIRCKNGMNHLRDRVPHLADGLCQYAHQYNNKRCYEGGREVIVIPKTSASTDNPWFGLAKYAWSGYVLECGSCGIIYRSRQYWLGNQDPESGVVRPEVKHVWDGSEAFLTDHQNAAQRMLDGMNFVIQSVSEYSTGPTKAVTSWLTDQVAPLYWRPNTDITMCHCCKKPFEEAERKHHCRSCGEGFCQACSTRKMPVPERGWGSTPVRVCDACHRQGGTDTTNQVSVVEPRGLMARRVTEVAQSTLDMVTTAVDYPLCFVKGVARPDYWVPDPQIVQCHRCSKAFTPSMSKHHCRACGQGVCSGCSSKSRPVPSRGWDHPVRVCDGCAIRKGSL; translated from the exons GTCCACGATGAGGCTCAGTTCCTGGAGAGGCTGGGCTGCGGTGACATGCAGGGCGTCAAGGTCCTCTCCATCTTCGGCAACACGGGCGACGGCAAGTCCCACACCCTCAACCACATCCTGTTTGGAGGGGATACTGTGTTCTACACCTCCAAGTCCCCCAGCTCCTGCACGGTGGGCGTGTGGGCCGCCTTTGACCCCGGGCTGGGCCTTGTGGCTTTGGACACAGAGGGCCTGCTGGGGGCGGCGGCTAACCAGAACCAGCGCATGCGTCTGCTGCTGAAGGTGCTGGCTGTATCGGACGTGGTGGTGTACCGCACGCGGGCCGAGAGGCTGCACAACGACATGTTCCAGTTCCTAAGCAGCGCCTCAGGGGCCTACCTGAAGCACTTCACCCCCGAGCTGCGTGCCCTCTCCAGCCGCTGTGGCATGGACGTTCCACTCTCCTCCCTGGGGCCCGCGGTCATCGTGTTCCAGGAGACCACCCACACCCAGCTACTGGGCCATG AGCGAACAGATGTCCCTGGCTATGCAGACACTCAGCTCCAGAGGCGTTTCCATGACCTGGGCCTGGGTACAGAGGCGTTCAGCTCAGTGCAGTACGTGGGCACACAGACCATCACACCACCGACCAACTACTCTCTGCTCCTGGAGGCTGTACGCCAGCAAGTCAGGAACACTGCCACCCGATCGCCCCGTCAACCGGCCATCGTCTTCAGCGCCTtgcag gccCTGAGTGACAGATTCTGTGGGGAGATCTTTGACGACAAGATACCCCTCTACTCCTTCTTCCCTGACGAATACTTCACCTGCTCTTCAGTCTGCCTCAGCTGCAA TATCCGCTGTAAGAACGGGATGAACCATCTCAGAGACAGGGTCCCTCACCTGGCAGACGGACTGTGTCAGTACGCTCACCAGTACAACAACAAG AGGTGCTATGAGGGGGGCAGGGAGGTTATTGTCATCCCTAAAACCTCAGCCTCCACAGACAACCCCTGGTTTGGGCTGGCGAAGTACGCCTGGTCTGG GTATGTCCTGGAGTGTGGCAGCTGTGGCATCATCTACCGCAGCCGGCAGTACTGGTTGGGCAACCAGGACCCAGAGAGCGGCGTGGTGCGGCCCGAGGTCAAACACGTCTGGGACGGG TCTGAGGCCTTCCTGACAGACCACCAGAATGCGGCCCAGAGGATGCTGGATGGGATGAACTTTGTGATCCAGTCTGTGTCTGAGTATAGCACGGGCCCCACCAAGGCTGTCACGTCCTGGCTCACTGACCAGGTGGCCCCGCTCTATTGGAGACCCAACACGGACATCACC ATGTGTCACTGCTGTAAGAAGCCCtttgaggaggcagagaggaagcACCACTGTCGTTCGTGTGGCGAGGGCTTCTGCCAGGCCTGCTCCACCCGCAAGATGCCCGTACCCGAGAGGGGCTGGGGAAGCACCCCCGTCCGGGTCTGTGACGCCTGCCACCGCCAGGGAGGGACCGACACCACCAACCAGG TGTCTGTGGTGGAGCCGCGGGGGCTGATGGCCCGCAGGGTGACAGAGGTGGCCCAGTCTACTCTAGACATGGTCACCACTGCAGTGGACTACCCTCTGT GCTTTGTGAAAGGAGTGGCCCGGCCTGACTACTGGGTCCCCGACCCCCAGATCGTGCAGTGCCACAGGTGCAGCAAAGCCTTCACCCCCAGTATGTCCAAGCACCACTGCCGGGCGTGTGGCCAGGGTGTCTGCAGCGGTTGCTCCTCCAAGAGCCGCCCCGTGCCCTCCCGTGGCTGGGACCACCCTGTCCGCGTCTGTGACGGCTGCGCCATTCGCAAGGGCAGCCTGTGA
- the LOC112265265 gene encoding zinc finger FYVE domain-containing protein 1 isoform X1 yields the protein MSEVLMKEMEEVSLCHMKTTEEHSENGRSFLLVDEQENLQVHDEAQFLERLGCGDMQGVKVLSIFGNTGDGKSHTLNHILFGGDTVFYTSKSPSSCTVGVWAAFDPGLGLVALDTEGLLGAAANQNQRMRLLLKVLAVSDVVVYRTRAERLHNDMFQFLSSASGAYLKHFTPELRALSSRCGMDVPLSSLGPAVIVFQETTHTQLLGHERTDVPGYADTQLQRRFHDLGLGTEAFSSVQYVGTQTITPPTNYSLLLEAVRQQVRNTATRSPRQPAIVFSALQALSDRFCGEIFDDKIPLYSFFPDEYFTCSSVCLSCNIRCKNGMNHLRDRVPHLADGLCQYAHQYNNKVLICKRCYEGGREVIVIPKTSASTDNPWFGLAKYAWSGYVLECGSCGIIYRSRQYWLGNQDPESGVVRPEVKHVWDGSEAFLTDHQNAAQRMLDGMNFVIQSVSEYSTGPTKAVTSWLTDQVAPLYWRPNTDITMCHCCKKPFEEAERKHHCRSCGEGFCQACSTRKMPVPERGWGSTPVRVCDACHRQGGTDTTNQVSVVEPRGLMARRVTEVAQSTLDMVTTAVDYPLCFVKGVARPDYWVPDPQIVQCHRCSKAFTPSMSKHHCRACGQGVCSGCSSKSRPVPSRGWDHPVRVCDGCAIRKGSL from the exons GTCCACGATGAGGCTCAGTTCCTGGAGAGGCTGGGCTGCGGTGACATGCAGGGCGTCAAGGTCCTCTCCATCTTCGGCAACACGGGCGACGGCAAGTCCCACACCCTCAACCACATCCTGTTTGGAGGGGATACTGTGTTCTACACCTCCAAGTCCCCCAGCTCCTGCACGGTGGGCGTGTGGGCCGCCTTTGACCCCGGGCTGGGCCTTGTGGCTTTGGACACAGAGGGCCTGCTGGGGGCGGCGGCTAACCAGAACCAGCGCATGCGTCTGCTGCTGAAGGTGCTGGCTGTATCGGACGTGGTGGTGTACCGCACGCGGGCCGAGAGGCTGCACAACGACATGTTCCAGTTCCTAAGCAGCGCCTCAGGGGCCTACCTGAAGCACTTCACCCCCGAGCTGCGTGCCCTCTCCAGCCGCTGTGGCATGGACGTTCCACTCTCCTCCCTGGGGCCCGCGGTCATCGTGTTCCAGGAGACCACCCACACCCAGCTACTGGGCCATG AGCGAACAGATGTCCCTGGCTATGCAGACACTCAGCTCCAGAGGCGTTTCCATGACCTGGGCCTGGGTACAGAGGCGTTCAGCTCAGTGCAGTACGTGGGCACACAGACCATCACACCACCGACCAACTACTCTCTGCTCCTGGAGGCTGTACGCCAGCAAGTCAGGAACACTGCCACCCGATCGCCCCGTCAACCGGCCATCGTCTTCAGCGCCTtgcag gccCTGAGTGACAGATTCTGTGGGGAGATCTTTGACGACAAGATACCCCTCTACTCCTTCTTCCCTGACGAATACTTCACCTGCTCTTCAGTCTGCCTCAGCTGCAA TATCCGCTGTAAGAACGGGATGAACCATCTCAGAGACAGGGTCCCTCACCTGGCAGACGGACTGTGTCAGTACGCTCACCAGTACAACAACAAGGTCCTCATCTGCAAG AGGTGCTATGAGGGGGGCAGGGAGGTTATTGTCATCCCTAAAACCTCAGCCTCCACAGACAACCCCTGGTTTGGGCTGGCGAAGTACGCCTGGTCTGG GTATGTCCTGGAGTGTGGCAGCTGTGGCATCATCTACCGCAGCCGGCAGTACTGGTTGGGCAACCAGGACCCAGAGAGCGGCGTGGTGCGGCCCGAGGTCAAACACGTCTGGGACGGG TCTGAGGCCTTCCTGACAGACCACCAGAATGCGGCCCAGAGGATGCTGGATGGGATGAACTTTGTGATCCAGTCTGTGTCTGAGTATAGCACGGGCCCCACCAAGGCTGTCACGTCCTGGCTCACTGACCAGGTGGCCCCGCTCTATTGGAGACCCAACACGGACATCACC ATGTGTCACTGCTGTAAGAAGCCCtttgaggaggcagagaggaagcACCACTGTCGTTCGTGTGGCGAGGGCTTCTGCCAGGCCTGCTCCACCCGCAAGATGCCCGTACCCGAGAGGGGCTGGGGAAGCACCCCCGTCCGGGTCTGTGACGCCTGCCACCGCCAGGGAGGGACCGACACCACCAACCAGG TGTCTGTGGTGGAGCCGCGGGGGCTGATGGCCCGCAGGGTGACAGAGGTGGCCCAGTCTACTCTAGACATGGTCACCACTGCAGTGGACTACCCTCTGT GCTTTGTGAAAGGAGTGGCCCGGCCTGACTACTGGGTCCCCGACCCCCAGATCGTGCAGTGCCACAGGTGCAGCAAAGCCTTCACCCCCAGTATGTCCAAGCACCACTGCCGGGCGTGTGGCCAGGGTGTCTGCAGCGGTTGCTCCTCCAAGAGCCGCCCCGTGCCCTCCCGTGGCTGGGACCACCCTGTCCGCGTCTGTGACGGCTGCGCCATTCGCAAGGGCAGCCTGTGA
- the LOC112265267 gene encoding numb-like protein — protein MSLNAEMGEAIELSNREPQTPEMNKLRQSLRRKKPTYVPEASRPHQWQADEEAVRKGKCNFPVRYLGLVEVEESRGMHVCEEAVKKLKISGKKTVKAVLWVSADGLRVVDDKTKDLIVDQTIEKVSFCAPDRNYDKAFSYICRDGTTRRWICHCFMALKDSGERMSHAVGCAFAACLERKQRREKECGVTASFDASRTSFVREGSFRMTSSSQQGGERDDIAKQLQDKKKEPPCTIPAIPPGTSSPPEGSASPVGQGVEHAIPRRHAPIEQLVRQGSFRGFPALSGKNSPFKRQLSLRLNDLPSNLQRKTADFQSKNPVPEMDLSVCGEADSSINALCSQINHSFTRPSEELFSNPTPNGLPACTVPPAIPPPLPPASAATSSWVQAEPPVQSPPPVVHSGHRRTPSEAERWLEEVAQAVKAQQQTPNLPPPPIQPTPAIPGPPMSSTPMSCVPLMGASMPGATMPAVPGSLPTSMQPFPLSFDATPAPVGMYTQPPMQPAFVPMQAYMPALANSMAYSNASVPVMGITPSQMVANVFCTAGGSTGGPSMGMGSGPKMGTLSGGHRHSFSGQPGGFPMPPFGAHPTVNGLPHNIPTSSLATITQNGTSSNGGSSSSWPPESTQLANPPPANAQEVDRFEAKWAALETKSQPKAAPNPFSNDLQKTFEIELKLGINPGQATA, from the exons tacCTGGgtctggtggaggtggaggaatcCAGAGGGATGCATGTGTGTGAGGAGGCTGTCAAAAAGCTCAAAATT AGTGGCAAGAAGACAGTGAAAGCAGTGCTGTGGGTTTCAGCAGACGGTCTCAGAGTGGTGGATGACAAAACCAAG GACCTCATTGTAGACCAGACCATTGAGAAGGTGTCCTTCTGTGCGCCCGACCGCAATTATGACAAGGCTTTCTCCTACATCTGCCGTGACGGCACCACGCGCCGCTGGATCTGCCACTGCTTCATGGCCCTGAAGGACtcg GGCGAGCGTATGAGCCACGCTGTGGGCTGTGCCTTCGCCGCCTGTCTGGAGAGGAAGCAGCGGCGCGAGAAAGAGTGCGGCGTCACAGCCTCGTTCGATGCCAGCCGCACCTCCTTCGTGCGCGAGGGCTCGTTCCGCATGACGTCGTCCAGCCAGCAGGGGGGCGAGCGCGATGACATCGCGAAGCAGCTGCAGGACAAGAAGAAAG agcCCCCGTGTACCATCCCAGCCATCCCCCCTGGCACCTCCTCACCCCCTGAGGGCTCGGCCTCGCCTGTGGGGCAGGGGGTGGAGCATGCCATCCCGCGGCGCCACGCGCCCATTGAGCAACTGGTGCGTCAGGGCTCCTTCCGGGGCTTCCCGGCCCTCAGCGGGAAGAACTCGCCGTTCAAGAGGCAGCTCTCGCTGCGCCTCAACGACCTGCCTTCCAACCTGCAGCGCAAGACCGCCGACTTCCAAAGCAAGAACCCAG TCCCAGAGATGGATCTGTCCGTGTGTGGCGAGGCAGACAGCAGCATCAACGCTCTGTGCAGCCAGATCAACCATTCTTTCACCAGGCCCTCTGAGGAACTCTTCTCCAACCCCACCCCCAACGGCCTGCCAGCCTGCACTGTGCCCCCAGCCATCCCCCCCCCCCTGCCCCCTGCAAG TGCAG CCACGTCCTCCTGGGTGCAGGCGGAGCCCCCGGTCCAGTCCCCTCCACCGGTGGTCCACAGTGGGCACAGGAGGACGCCCTCCGAGGCTGAGCGCTGGCTGGAGGAGGTGGCCCAGGCCGTCAAAGCCCAGCAACAGACCCCCAACCTGCCCCCGCCACCCATCCAGCCCACCCCTGCCATTCCAGGGCCACCCATGTCAAGCACACCTATGTCATGTGTGCCCCTAATGGGGGCATCCATGCCAGGGGCAACCATGCCAGCGGTACCTGGCTCCCTGCCCACTTCCATGCAGCCCTTTCCCTTGTCGTTTGATGCTACTCCCGCGCCCGTGGGCATGTATACCCAGCCACCCATGCAGCCAGCATTTGTACCCATGCAGGCCTACATGCCCGCCCTGGCCAATAGCATGGCGTACTCCAACGCCAGTGTGCCTGTGATGGGCATCACGCCTTCCCAGATGGTGGCTAATGTTTTCTGCACAGCAGGCGGCTCTACCGGCGGGCCTTCCATGGGCATGGGCTCAGGGCCTAAAATGGGCACGCTCAGTGGCGGGCATCGCCACTCTTTCTCCGGCCAGCCGGGCGGGTTCCCTATGCCACCCTTTGGAGCTCATCCCACCGTCAATGGCCTCCCCCACAACATTCCCACCTCCTCCCTCGCCACCATCACGCAGAACGGCACTAGCAGCAACGGTGGCAGTAGCAGCAGCTGGCCACCGGAGAGCACACAGCTGGCCAACCCGCCACCAGCCAATGCCCAGGAGGTTGATCGCTTCGAGGCAAAGTGGGCTGCGCTGGAGACCAAATCGCAACCCAAGGCGGCGCCCAACCCTTTCTCCAATGACTTGCAAAAGACCTTTGAGATCGAGCTTAAACTCGGTATTAACCCAGGTCAGGCCACTGCATAG